Proteins encoded within one genomic window of Candidatus Zixiibacteriota bacterium:
- a CDS encoding tetratricopeptide repeat protein: protein MMSKVLLVLTMVVLLVSSAMATDDSTVVPSAPYYASVEEARAAVGDDRNIMIDFYTDWCKWCKMNDTVVFVNPKVIDFFTNEVALVKVNAEVDTALAKKYHISAYPTSVLITTSGDEIDRVHYEEPDTLLQTLRNYANGIGTLEDLLSKIDKEFDREMALKIAEKYGSRGGDDASVKWFQKVIKAGDPTDSLSGECRMSLARIPYGDKEYDTAIAAYEAVIKDFEGTYFAEQSTIWRGYIFKKKGDTSSAIAAFEDFVKQYPQSEDLEWVQGQISKLKGEEPKPEPKSEDEG, encoded by the coding sequence ATGATGAGCAAAGTCTTACTGGTTCTGACGATGGTTGTATTGCTGGTGTCCAGCGCGATGGCCACCGACGACTCGACTGTAGTGCCCTCTGCACCGTACTATGCTTCAGTTGAAGAAGCCCGTGCAGCGGTTGGTGATGATCGTAATATTATGATCGACTTTTATACCGATTGGTGCAAATGGTGCAAAATGAACGACACGGTCGTGTTCGTTAATCCGAAGGTAATCGATTTTTTCACCAATGAAGTAGCTCTCGTTAAGGTTAACGCTGAAGTTGATACTGCCCTGGCAAAGAAATACCATATTAGCGCCTATCCCACTTCCGTCCTGATTACAACCTCAGGGGACGAAATTGACCGTGTGCATTACGAAGAGCCTGATACACTTCTGCAGACACTGCGTAACTATGCCAACGGAATTGGCACGCTTGAAGATTTGTTGAGTAAGATCGACAAGGAATTTGATCGCGAAATGGCTCTGAAGATAGCAGAGAAATACGGATCTCGTGGCGGTGACGATGCGTCGGTTAAATGGTTCCAGAAAGTGATTAAGGCTGGCGACCCGACTGATTCACTCAGTGGTGAATGTCGTATGTCTCTGGCCAGAATTCCCTATGGCGATAAGGAATATGACACCGCCATCGCGGCCTATGAGGCCGTTATTAAGGATTTTGAGGGAACCTATTTTGCCGAGCAATCGACAATCTGGCGGGGTTATATCTTCAAGAAAAAAGGAGATACGTCCTCCGCGATAGCTGCCTTTGAGGATTTCGTCAAGCAGTATCCGCAATCGGAAGATCTTGAATGGGTTCAAGGGCAGATCAGCAAGCTCAAGGGTGAAGAACCCAAGCCGGAGCCAAAGAGTGAGGACGAAGGCTGA